Proteins encoded by one window of Moorella humiferrea:
- the ffh gene encoding signal recognition particle protein: protein MAIFASLADKLQETFKKLRGKGKLTEADVTAAMREIRLALLEADVNFKVVKDFINRVKERAVGQEVMQSLTPGQQVVKIVHEELTALMGGSESKINWAAQPPTIVMLVGLQGAGKTTTAAKLARLLQNQGRRPLLVAADVYRPAAIKQLQVLGEQLKVPVFSMGEGISPVDIARAAVEHARKYGNNPVILDTAGRLHINETMMAELVAIKRAVDPHEILLVVDAMTGQDAVQVASNFNQQLGLTGVILTKLDGDTRGGAALSVRAVTGCPIKFIGMGEKTDALETFHPDRLASRILGMGDVLSLIEKAQANLDVEKAKELQRKIRQHEFTLEDFLEQMKQMRKMGPLEEILSMLPGAGRIKQLKDLQIDPKELVHTEAIIQSMTPEERRNPSIINGSRKKRIAAGSGTRVQDVNRLLRQFEEAKKLMHFLGEGGGKMKKKGRLPFPF, encoded by the coding sequence GTGGCTATCTTCGCTTCGTTGGCCGATAAGCTCCAGGAAACCTTTAAAAAACTGCGTGGGAAAGGTAAGCTCACCGAGGCGGATGTTACGGCCGCCATGAGGGAGATTCGACTTGCCTTACTGGAAGCCGACGTTAACTTTAAAGTGGTTAAGGATTTCATCAACCGGGTCAAGGAGCGGGCCGTCGGCCAGGAAGTAATGCAGAGTCTCACCCCCGGGCAGCAGGTAGTTAAGATCGTCCATGAGGAATTGACGGCCCTCATGGGCGGCAGCGAGAGCAAAATCAACTGGGCCGCCCAGCCGCCGACGATCGTCATGCTGGTAGGCCTGCAGGGCGCCGGCAAGACGACCACGGCCGCCAAACTGGCCAGACTTCTGCAAAACCAGGGGCGGCGACCCCTGCTGGTGGCCGCCGACGTCTACCGGCCGGCAGCCATCAAGCAACTCCAGGTACTGGGAGAACAGTTAAAGGTACCCGTATTCAGCATGGGGGAAGGGATAAGTCCCGTCGACATTGCCCGTGCCGCAGTAGAGCATGCCCGCAAATACGGCAACAACCCGGTTATCCTGGATACCGCCGGCAGGCTGCATATTAACGAAACAATGATGGCCGAATTGGTGGCTATTAAGAGAGCGGTCGATCCCCACGAAATTCTCCTGGTGGTAGACGCCATGACCGGCCAGGATGCCGTGCAGGTAGCTTCTAATTTTAACCAGCAACTCGGCCTTACGGGTGTAATCCTTACTAAGCTTGACGGCGATACCCGCGGCGGCGCAGCCCTTTCGGTACGGGCGGTAACCGGGTGTCCGATAAAATTTATCGGCATGGGCGAGAAAACCGATGCCCTGGAAACCTTCCATCCGGATCGCCTTGCTTCCCGCATCCTGGGGATGGGGGATGTTTTAAGCCTCATTGAAAAGGCCCAGGCCAATCTTGACGTTGAAAAGGCCAAAGAACTCCAAAGGAAGATACGTCAGCATGAATTCACCCTCGAAGATTTCCTGGAACAGATGAAACAGATGCGGAAGATGGGTCCTTTGGAGGAGATTTTAAGCATGTTGCCGGGGGCCGGGAGAATTAAACAGCTTAAGGATCTTCAGATTGATCCTAAGGAATTGGTTCATACCGAGGCCATCATCCAGTCCATGACCCCGGAGGAACGCCGCAATCCGAGTATAATAAACGGCAGCCGCAAAAAGCGCATCGCCGCCGGCAGCGGTACCCGGGTGCAGGACGTAAACCGCCTGCTGCGCCAGTTTGAAGAAGCCAAAAAGCTGATGCACTTTTTGGGAGAAGGCGGTGGTAAAATGAAAAAGAAAGGCCGCCTGCCCTTTCCATTTTAG
- the ylxM gene encoding YlxM family DNA-binding protein, which translates to MLDQLARVARLYDFYGPLLTPRQRKWLELHYHHDLSLGEIAEEEGISRQAVYDGLQRAVKALEDYEARLGYLQRELTLREQLAAAIRHLENYRRGGGEGELAAVSRILQLLLELPEGSMGQN; encoded by the coding sequence ATGCTTGACCAGCTGGCCCGGGTGGCGCGCCTGTACGATTTTTACGGTCCCCTCCTCACCCCACGACAGAGGAAATGGTTGGAACTTCATTACCACCATGATCTTTCCCTGGGGGAAATAGCTGAAGAAGAGGGGATCAGCCGCCAGGCCGTGTACGACGGTCTGCAGCGGGCCGTCAAAGCCCTGGAGGATTATGAAGCCCGCCTGGGTTACCTGCAGCGGGAATTAACCTTACGGGAACAGCTGGCGGCAGCCATCAGGCATCTGGAAAACTACCGCCGGGGTGGCGGGGAAGGGGAACTGGCCGCAGTTTCCCGGATATTGCAACTTCTTCTAGAACTGCCGGAAGGCAGCATGGGGCAAAATTAG
- the rpsP gene encoding 30S ribosomal protein S16 codes for MATKIRLKRMGAKKAPFYRVVVADSRSPRDGRVIEEIGYYNPVKQPAEIKVDEEKALRWLNTGAQPSETVRALLKKAGVWQKFIAAREAK; via the coding sequence GTGGCGACCAAGATACGTTTAAAACGCATGGGGGCCAAAAAAGCGCCTTTTTACCGGGTGGTAGTCGCAGATTCACGTTCGCCCCGCGACGGCCGGGTGATTGAAGAGATCGGTTACTACAATCCCGTTAAACAACCTGCCGAAATTAAAGTCGACGAAGAAAAAGCCCTGCGTTGGCTGAATACCGGTGCGCAGCCTTCAGAAACCGTACGCGCTCTCTTGAAAAAAGCTGGTGTGTGGCAGAAATTTATTGCTGCCAGGGAAGCCAAATAG